The following proteins are co-located in the Nonlabens ponticola genome:
- the dapF gene encoding diaminopimelate epimerase produces the protein MSSIVFFKYQGTGNDFILVDDRQGQFSKKDTKLIARLCDRKFGIGADGLICLQDHDQHDFTMLYYNADGRESSMCGNGGRCIVSFAQHLGLVEDTAIFEAVDGIHHARLFDNGQVSLQMKDVDHVNKVGNHLFTDTGSPHHVQLTDNVEHTDVVAMGRALRHDLYGEAGANINFVQPVTAATFKVRTYERGVEDETLSCGTGVTAVALAMHASQQTTAHEVTLQTPGGELRVEFDINPSGGYHNIWLTGAATQVFTGSIDV, from the coding sequence ATGTCCAGCATCGTTTTTTTCAAATACCAGGGAACAGGAAATGACTTTATTCTTGTTGATGATCGTCAAGGTCAATTCTCCAAAAAAGATACCAAACTCATTGCTCGTTTATGCGACCGTAAATTTGGCATAGGTGCCGATGGACTCATTTGTTTACAGGATCATGACCAGCATGATTTTACCATGCTATACTATAACGCAGATGGTCGCGAGAGTAGTATGTGCGGCAATGGTGGTAGATGTATCGTGAGCTTTGCGCAGCATTTAGGACTAGTTGAGGATACTGCAATTTTTGAAGCAGTTGATGGAATACACCACGCTCGTTTGTTTGACAACGGCCAAGTGAGTTTACAAATGAAGGACGTAGATCATGTTAATAAGGTAGGTAACCATTTATTTACTGATACAGGATCACCGCATCACGTGCAGCTTACCGATAATGTAGAACATACCGACGTTGTAGCCATGGGTCGAGCACTGCGTCATGATCTATATGGTGAGGCTGGTGCCAATATCAATTTTGTACAGCCGGTAACGGCGGCGACCTTTAAAGTGCGCACCTATGAGCGTGGAGTAGAGGACGAGACCTTGAGTTGTGGCACTGGTGTTACAGCCGTGGCACTTGCCATGCATGCCAGCCAGCAAACCACAGCGCATGAAGTCACCTTGCAAACGCCAGGTGGTGAGCTCAGGGTAGAATTTGACATAAATCCTAGTGGCGGTTATCACAACATCTGGCTCACAGGAGCAGCCACTCAAGTTTTTACAGGAAGTATTGACGTATGA
- a CDS encoding GNAT family N-acetyltransferase, whose translation MNVLTTDICKLRAVDPEDLDFIYALENNPDLWDVGHTLTPYSKYTIREYLENAHRDIYEVKQLRLAICRQDDSIIGVVDLYDFDPYHKRAGVGIVISSTIDRSKGYATAAMQLMINYAFRHLRLHQLYAGVSEDNLASRKLFEKLRFRESGIKKDWIATETGFKDEIHYQLINE comes from the coding sequence ATGAACGTATTGACGACAGACATATGCAAACTTAGAGCCGTCGATCCAGAAGATCTTGACTTTATTTATGCCCTTGAAAACAATCCTGATCTTTGGGATGTAGGTCACACGTTGACACCCTATTCAAAATATACTATACGAGAGTATCTAGAGAACGCGCATCGTGATATTTATGAAGTAAAACAATTGCGTCTCGCCATTTGCAGGCAAGATGATTCTATTATAGGAGTGGTAGATTTATATGATTTTGATCCCTATCACAAGCGCGCTGGTGTAGGTATCGTGATTTCTAGCACCATCGACCGATCTAAAGGTTATGCCACGGCAGCGATGCAGCTCATGATCAATTATGCCTTCAGGCACTTGAGATTACACCAGTTGTATGCTGGTGTCTCAGAGGATAATCTGGCTAGTAGAAAATTATTTGAAAAGTTACGCTTTCGCGAAAGCGGAATAAAAAAAGACTGGATTGCTACCGAAACTGGATTCAAGGACGAGATCCACTATCA